Proteins encoded together in one Coregonus clupeaformis isolate EN_2021a chromosome 30, ASM2061545v1, whole genome shotgun sequence window:
- the LOC121546800 gene encoding solute carrier family 26 member 6, with the protein MGVEEQRAGKFYVERDVLDELCLDQVARRRTHSTRPPLKERVKDSIRCSVPKLKRSVLSTLPVLSWLPRYSVRDNGLGDLISGISVGIMHLPQGMAYALLASVPPVYGLYTSFYPVLVYCILGTSRHISIGTFAVISIMIGSVTEKLAPDSDFTFLNGTNGTAVLDVAARDAYRVQIAASTTVLSGLFQVLLGIVRFGFVVTYLSEPLVRGYTTGAATHVVVSQLKYIFGIHPARFSGPLSQVYILIDICRHLPETNIGALVVSLVALVVLIVVKELNSCYEKKLPLPIPIELIVIIAATLISYYGNLNSQYDVAVVGEIPRGLKSPSLPDVSLWGTVVGDAFAVAIVGYAINISLGKTFGLKHGYKVDSNQELVALGLSNTVGGFFQCYSVTSSMSRSLIQESTGGKTQVAGVVSSVIVLITVLQLGTLFEELPKAVLSCIVFVNLKGIFKQYLDIPALWKSNKVDLLVWLVTLACTILLNLDLGLAASIAFSLLTVIFRTQLPRYSILGQVPGTELYLDTDTYEEAKEIPGITIFRSSTTVYYTNAELYLDALQEKTGIDIGKLLTQNKKRDAKQKRKENKEEKKAEKEAKKQKGVNGHLHNGTVHPEDKVDVEKGNRTDVALTDRPTNGQVNWAYEQQGTGLDPGYETGSRGDDAITQMSNTGGEGERGRSSDNDTHTIILDLSTASFVDTVTVMTLNNIFRDYREIDIDIYLAGCQVCVVEQLSRAGFFSESIPKSRLFTTVHDAVLHSLRLQGTIYECALDMACTTKM; encoded by the exons atgggGGTTGAGGAACAGAGAGCTGGGAAGTTTTACGTGGAGAGGGATGTTTTGGATGAACTTTGCCTTGACCAGGTGGCCCGAAGACGGACACACTCCACCAGACCTCCCCTGAAGGAGAGGGTGAAAGATTCCATCAG GTGTTCCGTGCCCAAGCTGAAGCGCTCTGTGCTGAGCACTCTGCCTGTCCTGTCATGGCTGCCCCGTTACTCAGTGAGAGACAACGGCCTGGGAGACCTCATCTCTGGCATCAGCGTTGGCATCATGCACCTGCCTCAGG GTATGGCCTATGCTCTCCTGGCCTCTGTGCCTCCAGTGTATGGTCTCTACACCTCCTTCTACCCTGTACTGGTCTACTGCATTCTTGGCACCTCCAGACACATCTCCATAG GCACGTTTGCTGTGATCAGCATCATGATAGGCAGTGTGACAGAGAAGCTGGCGCCAGACAGTGACTTCACGTTCCTGAATGGAACCAACGGGACAGCAGTTCTAGATGTGGCAGCCCGCGACGCCTACAGAGTACAGATAGCAGCCAGCACCACAGTACTAAGTGGGCTCTTTCAGGTCCTGCTGGGCATAGTGCGGTTTGGTTTCGTGGTGACGTACCTGTCGGAGCCCCTGGTACGTGGCTACACAACAGGAGCAGCTACACACGTCGTCGTCTCACAACTCAAATACATCTTTGGTATCCACCCTGCACGCTTCTCTGGACCACTGTCTCAGGTCTAT atcctaATAGACATCTGTAGACATCTGCCAGAGACTAACATTGGGGCCCTGGTGGTTAGTCTCGTGGCCTTGGTGGTCCTCATAGTGGTCAAAGAACTCAACTCCTGTTATGAGAAGAAACTACCTCTGCCTATTCCCATAGAACTCATAGTG ATCATAGCAGCGACACTCATCTCCTACTACGGCAACCTGAACAGCCAATACGACGTGGCTGTGGTTGGAGAGATCCCCAGAGG GCTGAAGTCTCCCAGTCTACCTGACGTCAGTCTGTGGGGTACGGTGGTTGGTGATGCGTTTGCTGTGGCCATAGTGGGTTATGCCATCAACATCTCCCTGGGCAAAACCTTTGGCCTCAAACACGGCTACAAGGTGGACAGCAACCAG gagctgGTGGCTCTGGGTCTCAGTAACACAGTGGGAGGATTCTTCCAATGCTACTCTGTCACCTCTTCTATGTCCCGTAGCCTCATTCAGGAGAGCACTGGGGGCaaaacacag GTTGCCGGGGTGGTTTCTTCAGTGATTGTGCTGATCACCGTTCTGCAACTGGGGACACTGTTTGAGGAGCTACCCAAG GCTGTCCTGTCCTGCATAGTGTTTGTAAACCTGAAAGGCATATTTAAGCAGTACCTAGACATTCCTGCACTCTGGAAGAGCAACAAAGTCGACCTG CTGGTGTGGTTGGTAACGCTGGCGTGTACCATCCTGCTGAACCTGGACCTGGGCCTGGCTGCATCCATCGCCTTCTCTCTGCTCACTGTCATCTTCAGAACACagct GCCACGGTACTCTATCCTGGGGCAGGTTCCTGGGACTGAGCTCTAcctggacacagacacatatgAAGAG GCAAAAGAGATCCCAGGTATCACTATCTTCCGTTCTTCCACCACGGTGTACTATACCAACGCTGAGTTATACCTGGACGCACTGCAGGAGAAG ACAGGAATTGACATTGGGAAGCTGCTGACACAAAATAAGAAAAGAGATGCTAAACAAAAgaggaaagaaaataaagaagaaaaGAAAGCTGAAAAGGAGGCAAAGAAACAG AAAGGCGTGAATGGACACCTACACAATGGTACAGTCCACCCAGAGGACAAGGTGGATGTAGAGAAGGGAAACAGGACAGACGTCGCCCTGACTGACAGACCCACCAATGGACAG GTGAACTGGGCCTACGAGCAGCAAGGGACCGGGTTGGACCCGGGCTATGAGACTGGTAGTCGTGGCGATGATGCCATAACCCAGATGTCCAATAccggaggagaaggggagagggggaggagctcCGACAACGACACACATACCATCATCCTGGATCTCTCCACAGCCAGCTTTGTAGACACCGTCACTGTGATGACGCTGAATaac ATATTCCGAGACTATAGAGAGATTGACATTGACATCTATTTAGCTGGATGCCAAG TATGTGTGGTGGAGCAGTTATCCAGAGCAGGCTTTTTCTCTGAGTCCATCCCTAAGAGCCGTCTGTTCACTACGGTCCACGACGCTGTGCTACACAGCCTGCGGCTGCAAGGGACCATCTACGAGTGTGCTCTG GACATGGCCTGCACTACCAAGATGTAA